The Paeniglutamicibacter sulfureus genome includes a region encoding these proteins:
- the dnaG gene encoding DNA primase, with the protein MAGLIKREDIDEVRNRTDIKEVIDGYVTLKSAGVGSWKGLCPFHDERSPSFHVRPQVGSFHCFGCGESGDVIAFLQKMNHGTFSETVEQLAGRVGIELHYEDGGTGPRREETGRRQRLLDAHKISEEFFREQLTTPGAAAGQKFLSERDFDAEAAAHFGVGYAPQGWDALLKHLRGRGFQDEELKLTGIFSEGNRGIYDRFRGRLIWPIRDLTGATIGFGARKLYEDDQGPKYLNTPETQLYKKSQVLYGVDLAKKEITKTRQLVVVEGYTDVMACHLSGIGTAVATCGTAFGTDHIKIARRLLRDDGSGGEVVFTFDGDAAGQKAALRAFEEDQKFIAQTYVAVEPTGADPCDLRQKRGPEAVRELIDSKRPLFEFAIKAGLKNYNLNTVEGRVQALRVSAPIVAEIRDSAIRPAYARELAGWLGMDMEDVNRAVGASVRRNRMPKAEEPVRGGAGHAAPEQPAAPVYSRPDPRDPVSRMEREALEVVLQQPAQLTPEQWQAFYDARFMAPAHAAVHDAVRAAGMAGATPSQWVEAIRQEVPEPLRSFVSELAVTPLPASTSEALLRYCNDIINRLFELQITHLKAEKMGELQRMDPAGDPEGFQRINRELLELELRRRALRQD; encoded by the coding sequence ATGGCAGGCCTGATTAAGCGTGAAGATATCGACGAAGTCCGCAACCGCACGGACATCAAGGAAGTCATCGACGGATATGTGACGCTGAAGTCCGCCGGTGTCGGCTCCTGGAAGGGCCTGTGCCCCTTCCACGACGAACGTTCCCCGTCTTTCCACGTGCGCCCGCAGGTCGGTTCCTTCCACTGCTTTGGCTGCGGCGAGTCCGGCGACGTGATCGCCTTCCTGCAGAAGATGAACCACGGCACCTTCTCCGAGACCGTGGAGCAGTTGGCCGGCCGCGTCGGCATCGAACTGCACTACGAGGACGGGGGCACCGGCCCGCGCCGCGAGGAAACCGGCCGCCGCCAGCGACTGCTCGACGCCCACAAGATCTCCGAGGAGTTCTTCCGCGAACAACTCACCACCCCCGGAGCCGCGGCCGGGCAGAAATTCCTGTCCGAACGCGACTTCGACGCGGAGGCCGCAGCGCACTTTGGCGTCGGCTACGCGCCCCAGGGCTGGGACGCGCTGCTCAAGCACCTGCGTGGGCGTGGCTTCCAGGACGAGGAACTCAAGCTCACCGGCATCTTTTCCGAGGGCAACCGTGGCATCTACGACAGGTTCCGCGGCCGCCTGATCTGGCCCATCCGCGATCTCACCGGAGCCACCATCGGCTTCGGAGCGCGCAAGCTCTACGAGGACGACCAGGGGCCCAAGTACCTCAACACCCCCGAAACCCAGCTCTACAAGAAGTCCCAGGTCCTCTACGGTGTCGACTTGGCCAAGAAGGAAATCACCAAGACCCGCCAATTGGTCGTGGTCGAGGGCTACACCGACGTGATGGCCTGCCATCTTTCGGGCATCGGCACCGCGGTTGCCACCTGCGGCACCGCCTTTGGCACCGACCACATCAAGATTGCCCGGCGGCTCTTGCGTGACGACGGATCCGGCGGCGAAGTGGTCTTCACCTTCGACGGCGACGCCGCCGGCCAGAAGGCCGCCCTGCGCGCCTTCGAGGAAGACCAGAAATTCATCGCCCAGACCTACGTCGCCGTCGAGCCGACCGGAGCGGACCCGTGCGACCTGCGGCAGAAGCGCGGCCCGGAGGCGGTGCGCGAACTCATCGATTCCAAGCGCCCGCTCTTCGAATTCGCCATCAAGGCGGGATTGAAGAACTACAACCTGAATACCGTCGAGGGCCGGGTGCAGGCGCTGCGCGTCAGTGCCCCGATTGTTGCCGAGATCCGTGATTCGGCCATTCGCCCGGCCTACGCACGTGAACTTGCCGGTTGGCTCGGCATGGACATGGAGGACGTCAACCGGGCCGTGGGGGCCTCGGTGCGACGCAACCGGATGCCCAAGGCGGAGGAACCGGTCCGCGGAGGCGCCGGCCATGCGGCACCGGAGCAACCTGCCGCCCCGGTCTACTCCCGACCCGATCCGCGCGATCCGGTATCCCGGATGGAACGCGAGGCACTGGAAGTCGTGCTGCAGCAGCCGGCGCAGCTGACACCGGAGCAATGGCAGGCGTTCTATGACGCCCGCTTCATGGCCCCTGCCCATGCCGCGGTGCACGATGCCGTGCGCGCTGCCGGAATGGCAGGTGCCACCCCGTCGCAATGGGTCGAGGCCATCCGGCAGGAAGTCCCGGAACCCTTGCGATCTTTTGTCTCCGAACTGGCAGTGACTCCGTTGCCCGCAAGCACCAGCGAGGCATTGCTGCGCTATTGCAATGACATCATCAATCGTCTCTTTGAGCTGCAAATCACACACTTGAAGGCGGAGAAGATGGGTGAGCTGCAACGCATGGATCCCGCGGGGGATCCGGAGGGCTTCCAGCGCATCAATCGCGAGCTGTTGGAGCTGGAATTGCGCCGCAGGGCACTGCGCCAGGACTAG
- a CDS encoding lipase maturation factor family protein, which produces MEWLAAYDYGLAREILQRGVALIYLIAFISTLNQFRALAGERGLLPAPRLLGGPGARRPTIFSRIGYSDRKLVAVCAAGCAISGVLVVGLPQAGPPWLPLFAFLALWGLYMSIVNVGQIFYGFGWEMLLLEAGFTVGLLGSRQVPPPLTILLLIAWLVFRLEFGAGMIKWRGDPAWRNLTAMYYHHQTQPMPGPFSRRAHLAPKWWHRCEAAGNHGAQLAIPFLLFAPQPLASIAAGIIIATQLWLVATGNFAWLNWITIVLAFCRVSDPVLRRLIPWLPPESSARAEAPVWWTVTVLIGTLLLAVLSVPALRNLFSSDQRMNAAFNRWQLGNAYGAFGSVTRERIEVVIEGTEDESPVEATWLEYGFKGKPGDVSKRPRQFAPYHLRLDWMMWFLPLGSLNQRWFHALLVRLLEADARTLALLGHDPFSGRKPRFIRILTYRYRFATDAQRRDTGVHWVRDRRQLEFGPLELQ; this is translated from the coding sequence ATGGAATGGCTGGCGGCGTACGACTACGGCCTGGCCCGCGAAATCCTGCAACGCGGGGTTGCGCTGATCTACCTGATTGCCTTCATTTCCACCCTGAACCAGTTCCGGGCCCTTGCCGGCGAACGCGGCCTGCTGCCCGCGCCCCGGCTACTTGGCGGACCCGGCGCCCGCCGTCCTACGATATTTAGCAGGATCGGGTACTCGGACCGGAAACTGGTGGCGGTGTGCGCCGCAGGGTGTGCCATTTCCGGGGTACTGGTCGTCGGGCTTCCCCAGGCTGGACCTCCGTGGCTGCCGCTCTTCGCCTTCCTTGCCCTCTGGGGCTTGTACATGTCGATCGTAAACGTGGGGCAGATTTTCTACGGTTTTGGCTGGGAAATGCTGCTGTTGGAGGCCGGGTTCACGGTGGGCCTGCTCGGTTCCCGGCAGGTCCCGCCACCGCTGACCATTCTGTTGCTGATCGCCTGGCTGGTGTTCCGGCTGGAGTTTGGAGCGGGCATGATCAAGTGGCGTGGGGACCCGGCCTGGAGAAACCTCACGGCCATGTACTACCACCACCAAACACAGCCGATGCCCGGGCCGTTCAGCCGCCGGGCCCACCTGGCCCCAAAATGGTGGCACCGCTGCGAGGCGGCGGGCAACCACGGCGCCCAACTGGCGATCCCGTTCCTGCTGTTTGCGCCCCAGCCACTGGCCTCCATCGCGGCGGGCATCATCATTGCCACCCAGCTGTGGCTGGTGGCCACCGGCAACTTCGCGTGGCTGAACTGGATCACCATCGTGCTGGCTTTCTGCCGGGTCAGCGACCCGGTGCTGCGACGGCTCATCCCCTGGCTGCCACCCGAAAGCAGCGCGCGAGCGGAGGCACCCGTCTGGTGGACCGTGACCGTGCTGATCGGCACGCTGTTGTTGGCCGTGCTCTCCGTTCCGGCGCTGCGCAACCTGTTCTCATCCGATCAGCGCATGAATGCGGCCTTCAACCGATGGCAATTGGGCAACGCCTACGGTGCCTTCGGCTCGGTCACCAGGGAGCGGATCGAAGTCGTCATCGAGGGCACCGAGGACGAATCACCTGTCGAGGCCACCTGGCTAGAGTACGGGTTCAAGGGGAAACCGGGGGACGTTTCCAAGAGGCCGCGCCAATTCGCGCCCTATCATCTGCGCTTGGACTGGATGATGTGGTTCCTGCCGCTGGGATCCTTGAACCAGCGCTGGTTCCATGCGCTCTTGGTCAGGTTGCTGGAGGCCGATGCCCGGACACTGGCACTGTTGGGCCATGACCCGTTTTCCGGCAGGAAGCCGCGCTTCATCCGAATACTGACCTATCGCTATCGTTTCGCCACCGATGCCCAGCGCAGGGACACCGGAGTCCATTGGGTGCGCGATAGGCGGCAGCTGGAGTTCGGTCCGCTCGAACTTCAATAA
- a CDS encoding ABC-F family ATP-binding cassette domain-containing protein, whose product MAHIDVSDIHYFLSDGTQLLGGVTFKVTSGSKTALIGPNGAGKTTLFKIIAGDLKSDEGAVSRSGGMGIMRQFVGQVRDESTVRDLLVSTASADLAAAAKAVDETELLMMESDDEKIQMRYAQAIIDWGDAGGYELETAWDKVCMAALGVPFDRAAHRLASTLSGGEQKRLVLEALFEGPDELLLLDEPDNYLDVPGKRWLEAMLNASPKTVLFISHDRELLNNAANRIVTLEPGHSGATAWIHGGAFGSYVDARRERNERFEELRKRWDEEHAKLKELVNMYKNKAAFRSDMANRYHAAQTRLAKFLEAGPPQAIPLEQNVNMRLKGGRTAKRAIVAEKLELTGLMKPFSNEIWFGDRVAILGSNGSGKSHFLRLLASGGTDPEREHLPVSEVEIAEVPHNGTVKLGARIRPGFFAQTHSRPDLLGRTLLDILHRGDEHRSGMAREAASGALDGYGLAGQAEQKYDSLSGGQQARFQILLLQLSGATLLLLDEPTDNLDLHSGEALERAIESFVGTVLAVTHDRWFARSFDRFLVFGSDGKVYESAEPVWDEKRVQRQR is encoded by the coding sequence GTGGCTCATATCGACGTATCCGACATCCATTACTTCCTCTCCGACGGAACCCAACTCCTGGGCGGCGTGACCTTCAAGGTCACCTCGGGATCAAAGACCGCTCTGATCGGCCCCAACGGCGCGGGAAAGACGACGCTCTTCAAGATCATTGCCGGGGACCTGAAATCGGATGAGGGCGCTGTCAGTCGATCCGGGGGCATGGGCATCATGCGGCAGTTTGTTGGCCAGGTGCGCGACGAGTCCACCGTGCGCGACTTGCTGGTTTCCACGGCTTCGGCGGACCTGGCGGCAGCCGCGAAGGCCGTGGATGAAACCGAGCTGCTCATGATGGAATCCGACGACGAGAAAATCCAGATGCGCTATGCCCAGGCCATCATCGACTGGGGAGATGCCGGCGGCTACGAACTGGAAACCGCGTGGGACAAGGTCTGCATGGCGGCGCTCGGCGTGCCCTTCGACCGCGCCGCCCACCGCCTGGCATCAACACTTTCCGGCGGCGAGCAAAAGCGGCTGGTCCTTGAGGCCCTCTTCGAAGGCCCCGACGAGCTGTTGCTGCTTGACGAGCCCGACAACTACCTCGACGTCCCGGGCAAGCGCTGGCTCGAAGCCATGCTCAACGCCTCGCCGAAGACCGTCCTGTTCATCAGTCACGACCGCGAACTGTTGAACAACGCAGCCAACCGCATCGTCACCCTCGAACCCGGCCACTCCGGCGCCACGGCCTGGATCCACGGCGGCGCGTTCGGTTCCTACGTCGACGCACGGCGCGAACGCAACGAACGCTTCGAGGAACTGCGCAAGCGGTGGGACGAGGAGCACGCCAAGCTCAAGGAGCTGGTGAACATGTACAAGAACAAGGCCGCCTTCCGCTCGGACATGGCCAACCGGTACCACGCCGCCCAAACGCGCCTTGCCAAGTTTCTCGAGGCCGGTCCGCCCCAGGCCATCCCTCTTGAACAAAACGTCAACATGCGGCTCAAGGGCGGGCGAACGGCCAAGCGCGCCATTGTCGCTGAGAAGCTTGAGCTCACCGGGCTGATGAAACCCTTCAGCAACGAGATCTGGTTCGGGGACCGCGTGGCGATCCTGGGCTCGAACGGTTCGGGCAAGTCCCACTTCCTGCGGCTGTTGGCCTCGGGCGGAACCGACCCGGAACGCGAACACCTGCCGGTCTCGGAGGTCGAGATTGCCGAGGTCCCGCACAACGGAACGGTGAAGCTTGGGGCACGCATCCGTCCCGGGTTCTTTGCCCAGACCCACAGCCGACCCGACCTCCTGGGCAGGACGTTGCTGGACATCCTGCATCGAGGCGACGAACACCGCTCGGGCATGGCCAGGGAAGCGGCCTCCGGAGCGCTTGACGGTTACGGCCTGGCCGGCCAAGCGGAGCAGAAATACGATTCCCTCTCCGGCGGACAGCAGGCACGATTCCAGATCCTTCTGTTGCAGCTTTCCGGGGCAACCTTGCTGCTGCTTGACGAGCCGACCGACAACCTTGACCTGCATTCGGGGGAGGCGCTGGAGAGGGCCATCGAATCGTTCGTCGGTACCGTGCTGGCGGTGACCCACGACCGCTGGTTCGCCAGGTCATTCGACCGGTTCCTGGTCTTCGGTTCCGATGGAAAGGTCTACGAGTCAGCGGAACCGGTCTGGGACGAGAAGCGGGTACAGCGCCAGCGGTAG
- a CDS encoding phage holin family protein, protein MSGSESTGNQYQSTPLTIKGQVSGLSHLIPNQVADEARIAAIVLKSKGIGVGIAAGAGIVALALLAFMIIALVVALIMGIGTVIEPWLAALLVAAGFLVLALILAAFAFFKFKKTMPLLPDEAIRGIRHDLGVVKDGSAFDVSTLDEPKPSKKKDEQDEKEAKKDDHEAKAEKLTHNELIIRTRERREKIALHRDGLGQKLEVPLHLGEKFSGAGQAAGDAVSKAAGQARHLADTASGKFSEGMERATEKVGSLSGFEGENTKEALRERWQPLAIMAGSVTMFFIFLRKLLSK, encoded by the coding sequence ATGTCTGGATCGGAATCGACTGGAAACCAATACCAGTCAACGCCACTAACCATCAAGGGACAGGTAAGCGGACTTAGCCACCTGATCCCGAACCAGGTGGCTGACGAAGCACGCATCGCCGCCATCGTCCTGAAGTCAAAGGGCATTGGCGTTGGCATTGCTGCAGGTGCCGGTATCGTGGCCCTGGCCTTGCTGGCCTTCATGATAATTGCCTTGGTCGTGGCCCTGATCATGGGAATCGGAACGGTCATTGAACCTTGGCTGGCAGCACTGCTTGTCGCTGCCGGATTCCTCGTTCTGGCACTGATCCTTGCCGCATTCGCCTTCTTCAAGTTCAAGAAGACCATGCCGCTGCTGCCTGACGAAGCGATTCGCGGGATCCGGCACGACCTTGGCGTGGTCAAGGACGGCAGCGCCTTCGATGTTTCGACGCTTGACGAGCCGAAACCGTCCAAGAAGAAGGACGAGCAGGACGAGAAGGAAGCCAAGAAGGACGATCACGAGGCAAAAGCCGAGAAGCTTACGCACAACGAACTGATCATCCGCACCCGGGAACGTCGCGAAAAGATTGCCTTGCACCGCGACGGCCTGGGACAAAAACTCGAGGTGCCACTCCACCTTGGAGAAAAATTCTCCGGCGCGGGACAAGCCGCCGGCGACGCGGTGTCCAAGGCCGCCGGCCAGGCCAGGCACCTGGCGGACACCGCATCGGGGAAGTTTTCCGAAGGCATGGAGCGGGCAACCGAAAAGGTGGGATCCCTCAGCGGTTTTGAAGGCGAAAACACCAAGGAGGCCCTGCGCGAGCGGTGGCAACCCTTGGCGATCATGGCCGGCTCGGTGACGATGTTCTTTATCTTCCTGCGCAAGCTACTGAGCAAGTAA